A window from Mangifera indica cultivar Alphonso chromosome 2, CATAS_Mindica_2.1, whole genome shotgun sequence encodes these proteins:
- the LOC123209748 gene encoding kiwellin-like, with product MANTFFFLVSFPLLFNIMIFIISFPSLSNALSSCNGPCKTLNDCSGQLICINGKCNDDPDVGTNICSGGGGGGGSTPSPTPSTCQSSGTLTCHGKSHPRYKCSPPVSSSTKAKLTNNDFSEGGDGGGPSKCDDKYHSNSEAIVALSTGWFNGGSRCGKMIKITASNGKTVEAKVVDECDSMNGCDKEHAYQPPCENNIVDASNAVWNALGLDINDGAVHITWSMYV from the coding sequence ATGGCAAACACATTCTTCTTCTTAGTTTCTTTTCCACTTCTATTCAATATTATGATCTTCATCATCTCCTTTCCTTCCCTTTCCAATGCCCTCTCCTCATGCAATGGCCCATGTAAAACGCTAAACGATTGCTCCGGCCAGCTCATTTGCATCAACGGCAAGTGCAACGACGACCCCGATGTTGGAACCAACATATGCAGCGGAGGAGGAGGTGGAGGTGGCTCCACGCCCTCTCCAACTCCAAGCACTTGCCAGTCCTCAGGCACACTTACATGCCATGGAAAATCCCACCCCAGATACAAGTGTTCCCCTCCTGTTTCATCCTCAACGAAAGCTAAATTAACGAACAATGATTTCAGCGAAGGCGGTGATGGAGGTGGCCCATCAAAGTGTGACGATAAGTACCATTCAAATTCTGAGGCTATCGTGGCTTTATCAACTGGGTGGTTTAATGGAGGATCAAGGTGCGGGAAGATGATAAAGATAACAGCTAGTAATGGAAAGACTGTGGAGGCGAAGGTGGTTGATGAATGTGACTCCATGAATGGATGTGATAAAGAGCACGCATATCAGCCCCCATGCGAAAACAATATTGTTGATGCTTCAAATGCTGTGTGGAATGCTTTGGGGCTCGACATCAACGATGGTGCTGTGCATATTACTTGGTCCATGTATGTTTGA